Proteins encoded within one genomic window of Chlamydiota bacterium:
- a CDS encoding DUF1573 domain-containing protein, protein MNRIARTLAVAAFPILIVASAASAAGRRPAGSPPAAAETGAPADAPSPPAAAVASPAEASVPVRPEASATVLSEPAPRIVFESTGHDFGEAVGVEKVEHVYRFRNEGQADLRIDKVSTTCGCTAALVSSKVVPPGGTGEIGATFTIGGRQGKQVKHIYVYSNDPAEPKVSLTIEGTVIPPLLVEPSTVILQDRPEASAGTVRISQTLPEELTLGEPATRLNLVTAALREEPPENGKRRYLLEVALKTDVETGRHFESVSIPTNSAAKPTLQIPVRITVSGEIVAQPSRISLGQLAPGGEIARSITVASTRDREFAVLKAEIDNPAFRISPQGPLEPAKSRTFTVTGAPPSETGGVRAKAVFTLDHPKQKTIEVPIYGWMRRSAPRAVQAPPPEGRIPSPAPAARP, encoded by the coding sequence ATGAATCGAATCGCCCGTACCCTGGCCGTTGCCGCCTTCCCGATCCTCATCGTTGCCTCCGCCGCATCCGCCGCGGGGCGCCGACCCGCGGGGTCGCCCCCCGCCGCGGCAGAAACGGGGGCGCCCGCGGATGCGCCGTCCCCCCCGGCGGCCGCCGTCGCCTCCCCGGCGGAGGCTTCCGTCCCCGTTCGGCCGGAGGCGTCCGCGACGGTCCTTTCGGAACCGGCGCCCAGGATCGTCTTCGAGTCGACCGGGCACGACTTCGGCGAGGCGGTCGGCGTGGAGAAGGTGGAGCACGTCTACCGCTTCCGCAACGAGGGGCAGGCGGACCTGCGCATCGACAAGGTCTCCACGACCTGCGGCTGCACGGCCGCCCTCGTCTCCTCCAAGGTCGTTCCGCCGGGCGGGACGGGGGAGATCGGCGCCACGTTCACCATCGGGGGGAGACAGGGGAAACAGGTCAAGCATATCTACGTCTACTCCAACGACCCCGCGGAACCGAAGGTCTCCCTCACGATCGAGGGGACCGTGATCCCCCCGCTCCTGGTGGAGCCCTCGACCGTCATCCTGCAGGACCGGCCGGAGGCCTCCGCGGGGACGGTACGCATCTCCCAGACCCTGCCCGAGGAGCTCACCCTCGGCGAGCCCGCCACGCGTCTGAATCTGGTGACCGCGGCGCTCCGGGAGGAGCCGCCGGAGAACGGGAAGAGACGCTACCTCCTCGAGGTCGCCCTGAAGACCGATGTCGAGACCGGACGCCATTTCGAGAGCGTGAGCATCCCGACGAACAGCGCCGCCAAACCGACGCTCCAGATCCCGGTGCGGATCACCGTGAGCGGCGAGATCGTCGCGCAGCCGAGCCGGATCAGTCTCGGGCAGCTCGCGCCCGGGGGGGAGATCGCCCGGTCGATCACCGTCGCCAGCACGCGGGACCGGGAGTTCGCGGTACTGAAGGCGGAGATCGACAACCCCGCGTTCCGCATCAGCCCGCAGGGCCCGCTCGAACCGGCGAAATCCCGCACCTTCACCGTGACCGGCGCGCCCCCCTCGGAGACCGGGGGCGTTCGGGCGAAGGCGGTCTTCACGCTCGACCACCCGAAGCAGAAGACGATCGAGGTCCCGATCTACGGCTGGATGCGGAGGAGCGCCCCGCGCGCCGTTCAGGCGCCGCCGCCGGAAGGACGCATTCCCTCTCCAGCGCCCGCCGCACGTCCCTGA
- a CDS encoding DUF1571 domain-containing protein, translated as MERPRRGMAFLRKRSGAAACAALGVLCGCAAPPGTPVVRPDAAASAAAGEELERLHGVIDRAVEEYGKVREYRCVFQKRQRIRGVLQEPQRILLKFRKPMDVYMRWLSRQHEGQEILYAPARYGTRAIARAGGWKGAVTPPIPIDVDGYWVMRDNLHPLDRVGIGYFLDLFMRNARRAREEKASMLIDRGAEQISGRPAGVLESVLPDDPSRGYYCRRCVVWFDEGHGLPVKIMIYDWADDLTEEYLYENLDLQPGFTDLDFDRRNPAYRL; from the coding sequence ATGGAGCGGCCGAGGAGGGGGATGGCGTTCTTGCGGAAGCGGTCGGGGGCGGCGGCGTGCGCGGCGTTGGGGGTGCTGTGCGGCTGTGCGGCCCCGCCGGGGACACCCGTTGTCCGGCCCGATGCGGCCGCATCCGCCGCGGCGGGGGAGGAGCTCGAGCGGCTCCACGGCGTCATCGACCGCGCCGTCGAGGAGTACGGGAAGGTCCGCGAGTACCGGTGCGTGTTCCAGAAGCGCCAGCGGATCCGCGGCGTTCTCCAGGAGCCCCAGCGGATACTGTTGAAGTTCAGGAAACCGATGGACGTCTATATGCGGTGGCTCTCCAGGCAGCACGAGGGACAGGAGATCCTCTACGCGCCCGCGCGCTACGGGACGAGGGCGATCGCCCGGGCGGGCGGCTGGAAGGGGGCGGTGACCCCGCCGATCCCCATCGACGTCGACGGGTACTGGGTGATGCGCGACAACCTCCATCCGCTCGACCGCGTGGGGATAGGGTACTTCCTCGATCTGTTCATGCGCAACGCGCGGCGCGCACGGGAGGAGAAGGCGAGCATGCTGATCGACAGGGGCGCGGAACAGATCTCGGGACGGCCCGCAGGCGTCCTCGAATCGGTGCTGCCGGACGACCCGTCACGGGGATACTACTGTCGCCGCTGCGTCGTATGGTTCGACGAGGGACACGGCCTGCCGGTGAAGATCATGATCTACGACTGGGCCGACGATCTCACCGAGGAGTATCTGTACGAGAACCTCGACCTGCAGCCCGGCTTCACCGACCTCGACTTCGACCGCCGGAATCCCGCCTACCGTCTCTAA
- the trpD gene encoding anthranilate phosphoribosyltransferase translates to MEMRRFVRDELPRLFPPPANPVSVWLLKTGRRLAEGRGIRARDAMQAARLMVEGACAPYEAALFLSAFQASDCTPRALAAMASVMREKMVRVPVSGCGAPLGDVCGTGGDSLDLFNVSTAAMFVLAAAGARIAKHGNRASTSRCGSADVLEALGARIDLGPAEVARCIRETGIGFIFAPRYHPAMRHVAEVRRALPFRTVFNLLGPLCNPAPVAFQLLGVFHHEMLALAAGAARILGIPRALVLCGTAGRRGRWMDEVSISGPTRAFLLAGGRLRPMEITPRQLGVPRVSLAALHGGTPRGNAATLERILGERNSGPRRDVCLANAAAGLLAAGLVGDLREGMGRAREAIESGGALERLRHFIAATRKGAGER, encoded by the coding sequence ATGGAGATGCGACGATTCGTACGAGACGAGCTCCCGCGCCTCTTCCCGCCCCCGGCGAACCCGGTGAGCGTATGGCTCCTGAAGACCGGCCGGCGGCTCGCGGAGGGGCGCGGCATCCGGGCGCGGGACGCGATGCAGGCGGCGAGACTGATGGTGGAGGGGGCGTGCGCGCCGTATGAGGCGGCGCTGTTCCTCTCGGCGTTCCAGGCGTCCGACTGCACCCCCCGGGCGCTCGCCGCGATGGCGTCGGTGATGCGGGAGAAGATGGTGCGCGTCCCGGTGAGCGGTTGCGGGGCGCCGCTCGGCGACGTCTGCGGCACCGGGGGCGACTCGCTGGATCTGTTCAACGTCTCCACCGCCGCGATGTTCGTCCTCGCCGCCGCGGGCGCCCGCATCGCCAAGCACGGCAACCGGGCGAGCACCTCGCGCTGCGGGAGCGCGGACGTCCTCGAGGCGCTCGGCGCGCGGATCGACCTCGGGCCGGCGGAGGTCGCGCGCTGCATCCGCGAGACGGGGATCGGCTTCATCTTCGCCCCGCGATACCACCCCGCGATGCGGCATGTGGCCGAGGTCCGGCGGGCGCTCCCGTTCCGCACCGTCTTCAATCTCCTCGGGCCGCTCTGCAATCCCGCCCCGGTCGCCTTCCAGCTGCTCGGCGTCTTCCACCATGAGATGCTCGCCCTCGCCGCGGGCGCCGCCCGGATCCTCGGGATCCCTCGCGCCCTCGTCCTCTGCGGGACCGCGGGGAGACGCGGAAGGTGGATGGACGAGGTCTCGATCTCCGGCCCCACCCGGGCGTTCCTGCTCGCCGGGGGAAGACTCCGCCCGATGGAGATCACGCCGCGCCAGCTCGGGGTCCCGCGCGTTTCCCTCGCCGCGCTCCACGGCGGGACGCCGCGCGGGAACGCGGCGACGCTGGAGAGGATACTCGGCGAACGGAACTCGGGACCCCGACGGGACGTCTGCCTGGCCAACGCCGCCGCCGGGCTCCTCGCCGCCGGCCTCGTCGGGGACCTCCGCGAGGGGATGGGGCGCGCGCGCGAGGCGATCGAGAGCGGGGGGGCGCTCGAGAGGCTCCGGCACTTCATCGCCGCGACGAGGAAGGGCGCCGGAGAGCGCTGA
- a CDS encoding MBL fold metallo-hydrolase → MRVTVFGAAGGEVTGSAYLVETAHAAILVECGMFQGKNGLGERNRSLPRSIPASSLAAVLLTHGHLDHTGRLPLLAREGFRGPIYATPATGEITGLILRDSAHLQEHDAERLSRRRARVGDPPIAPLYTLRDAERIIENLAPVPYREPLGVAPGIRARFIEAGHILGSSSIQLLADEDGREKRIVFSGDLGPRGAPIMRDFESFHDADLVVMESTYGDRNHRPFEETVEQLIAIMEEAVAGKGKILVPTFAVGRAQTLLAVLAWIFRSGRVEPFPVFLDSPMAVEATRIYRRHPELFDEELKGLLREQLSRDDLATLRATVRTEESMAINDRPGPCLVLAGSGMCTGGRILHHLRHNLWKPETHVLIVGYQGRGTLGRLLVEGSKRVTIFGEPIAVKARIHTLGGFSSHAGQEDLLAWFDALAPARPRLVLTHGEDHAREALAARIRERHGIEALLVEEGATV, encoded by the coding sequence ATGAGGGTCACCGTGTTCGGCGCCGCAGGCGGGGAGGTCACCGGCTCGGCGTACCTCGTCGAGACGGCCCACGCGGCAATCCTCGTGGAGTGCGGGATGTTCCAGGGGAAGAACGGCCTCGGCGAGAGGAATCGCTCCCTCCCGCGCTCCATCCCCGCCTCCTCCCTCGCCGCGGTCCTCCTGACGCACGGGCACCTTGACCACACGGGCCGCCTCCCGCTGCTCGCGAGGGAGGGGTTCCGCGGCCCCATCTACGCGACCCCCGCCACCGGGGAGATCACCGGCCTCATCCTGCGCGATTCGGCCCACCTCCAGGAGCACGACGCCGAGCGGCTCAGCCGCCGGCGCGCGCGGGTTGGCGATCCGCCGATCGCGCCTCTCTACACCCTCCGGGACGCCGAACGGATCATCGAGAATCTCGCTCCGGTGCCGTACCGCGAGCCGCTCGGGGTGGCGCCGGGGATCCGCGCCCGCTTCATCGAGGCCGGGCACATCCTCGGTTCCTCGAGCATCCAGTTGCTCGCGGACGAGGACGGCCGCGAGAAGCGAATCGTCTTCTCGGGGGACCTGGGGCCCAGGGGGGCCCCGATCATGCGCGATTTCGAATCGTTTCACGATGCCGACCTCGTTGTCATGGAATCCACCTACGGCGATCGAAATCACCGCCCGTTCGAGGAAACGGTCGAGCAGCTCATCGCGATCATGGAGGAGGCCGTTGCGGGGAAGGGGAAGATTCTCGTCCCGACATTCGCCGTCGGCCGCGCGCAGACGCTGCTGGCGGTCCTGGCCTGGATCTTCCGCAGCGGACGCGTGGAGCCGTTCCCGGTCTTCCTGGACAGTCCCATGGCCGTCGAGGCGACACGGATCTACCGCCGCCACCCGGAGCTGTTCGACGAGGAACTGAAAGGGTTGCTCCGGGAGCAGCTGTCGCGCGACGACCTGGCGACGCTGCGGGCGACCGTGCGCACGGAGGAGTCGATGGCGATCAACGACCGCCCCGGTCCGTGCCTGGTTCTGGCGGGTTCCGGGATGTGCACCGGGGGCCGCATCCTGCACCACCTGAGGCACAATCTCTGGAAACCGGAGACGCACGTGCTGATCGTCGGCTACCAGGGGCGCGGCACGCTCGGCCGCCTCCTCGTGGAGGGATCGAAAAGGGTCACGATCTTCGGGGAACCGATCGCGGTCAAGGCGCGCATCCACACCCTCGGCGGTTTCAGCTCGCACGCGGGCCAGGAGGACCTGCTCGCCTGGTTCGACGCCCTCGCTCCGGCGAGGCCCCGCCTCGTCCTCACGCACGGGGAGGATCATGCGCGCGAGGCGCTGGCGGCGCGCATCCGGGAAAGGCACGGGATCGAGGCGCTGCTCGTGGAAGAGGGGGCGACCGTCTAG
- a CDS encoding DNA alkylation repair protein, with translation MHVNAGQIVRRLKKMGDPRVAAHSGRFFKTGVGEYGEGDRFLGIRVPALRRCAGECRGLSIEEALKLLRSPFHEARLLALLLLVARYSSARNEGTRAAVYRAYLRHTALVNNWDLVDCSADKIVGAHLFERDRRPLRRLARSKSLWERRIAVMATFHFIRRGDFTDTFAIAELLLDDPEDLIHKAAGWMLREVGKRDQAAEEAFLARHCGTMPRTMLRYAIEKFPERTRRAYLVRRGRTGRAPCDGVRRRPDIAEKAT, from the coding sequence ATGCACGTGAATGCCGGACAGATCGTACGCAGACTGAAGAAGATGGGCGACCCCCGCGTCGCGGCCCATTCGGGACGCTTCTTCAAGACCGGCGTCGGAGAGTACGGGGAGGGGGACAGGTTCCTCGGCATCCGGGTCCCGGCCCTGAGGAGATGTGCGGGGGAATGCAGGGGGCTTTCGATCGAGGAAGCGCTGAAGCTCCTGCGGTCGCCGTTCCACGAGGCCCGCCTGCTCGCCCTGCTGCTGCTCGTCGCGCGTTACTCCTCGGCCCGGAACGAAGGCACGCGCGCGGCCGTCTACCGCGCCTACCTGCGGCACACCGCCCTCGTCAACAACTGGGACCTGGTCGACTGCTCCGCGGACAAGATCGTGGGCGCCCACCTGTTCGAGAGGGACAGGAGACCGCTCCGTCGGCTCGCCCGGTCGAAGAGCCTCTGGGAGCGGAGGATCGCCGTGATGGCCACGTTCCACTTCATCCGGAGGGGCGATTTCACGGACACCTTTGCGATCGCGGAACTGCTGCTCGACGACCCCGAGGATCTGATCCACAAGGCCGCGGGGTGGATGCTGCGCGAGGTGGGGAAGCGCGACCAAGCCGCGGAGGAGGCGTTCCTGGCACGGCACTGCGGAACGATGCCGCGCACGATGCTCCGATACGCCATCGAGAAGTTCCCCGAGCGAACGCGCCGCGCCTACCTGGTACGCCGGGGGCGAACCGGGAGGGCGCCGTGCGACGGAGTGCGCCGCAGGCCGGATATCGCTGAGAAGGCGACGTAG
- a CDS encoding methylated-DNA--[protein]-cysteine S-methyltransferase, giving the protein MRAHSAKEDRNLPARGRRGAPRFTSEAVRHCLRDTAFGPVAVLWSAEVRAPGIVRILLSKPGLPAPRSLATQFSGSASSSCREIGLVLDRIEAFLCGEDIRFSLDTVRLDLCPPFQRRVLRAVHAIRRGRVGTYRLIAARADVPGGARATGTALATNPFPLVIPCHRVIRSDGSPGGYGGGAGMKRALLAMEGVVFHASGKVVLRKGAHPPDRPVPGFCG; this is encoded by the coding sequence ATGCGGGCACATTCCGCGAAGGAGGACCGCAACCTCCCCGCGCGGGGGAGAAGAGGCGCGCCGCGCTTCACGTCTGAGGCGGTGCGGCACTGCCTGCGCGACACCGCGTTCGGCCCCGTCGCCGTGCTCTGGTCCGCGGAGGTTCGGGCGCCCGGGATCGTGCGCATCCTCCTCTCCAAACCGGGCCTGCCCGCGCCGCGCTCCCTCGCGACGCAGTTTTCCGGTTCCGCCTCGTCCTCCTGCCGGGAGATCGGCCTCGTGCTCGACCGGATCGAGGCGTTCCTCTGCGGCGAGGATATCCGATTTTCCCTCGATACGGTCCGACTGGACCTCTGCCCCCCGTTCCAGCGGAGGGTGCTCCGCGCCGTTCACGCGATCCGCCGCGGCAGGGTCGGCACGTACCGTCTCATCGCGGCGCGCGCGGACGTTCCGGGCGGCGCCCGGGCGACGGGGACGGCCCTGGCGACCAATCCGTTCCCCCTCGTCATCCCCTGCCACCGGGTGATCCGCTCCGACGGGAGCCCGGGCGGCTACGGGGGCGGGGCGGGGATGAAACGGGCCCTGCTGGCGATGGAGGGCGTCGTGTTCCATGCATCGGGGAAGGTTGTTCTGCGGAAGGGCGCGCATCCCCCAGACCGCCCCGTGCCGGGCTTTTGCGGTTGA
- a CDS encoding 3-keto-5-aminohexanoate cleavage protein, translating to MKRAVAVLLAAAVFGGCMRYAPEVRTRPPKTAIPASARESRRLPPPLVIEVALVPEPGSPPCPEAPAAPTDYLEEVRDCVRIGAAAVRVQPLASDSGAGRPRYDRSLANYRRIVAGVLLAAPDVVIDLDLEGAPPDAAGWARCNGRIEILDEGGARARLLPAGGEAPLEKMRKIIAGGGHLRIGLRESRGWPYRRRPGNLDYLRRAVSMARAMGRPVATPAEAREMLGLKPLTRLYAVPGARTVKAGERFSLDVIAQPLREAVKGYVVFVAPDGKRYSLAKGGRVARGVAPFISDPKGIRIPFCRTVFDASIHPATRPGDYTVVAALVPPDSAARLSTALAVAIEKVTVE from the coding sequence TTGAAGCGCGCCGTCGCCGTCCTCCTCGCCGCCGCCGTGTTTGGCGGCTGCATGCGGTACGCCCCCGAGGTCCGCACACGGCCCCCGAAGACGGCGATTCCCGCCTCGGCACGGGAGTCGCGCCGCCTGCCCCCGCCGCTCGTCATCGAGGTGGCGCTCGTGCCGGAGCCGGGAAGCCCGCCCTGCCCCGAGGCGCCCGCCGCCCCGACCGACTACCTCGAGGAGGTGCGGGACTGCGTCCGGATCGGCGCGGCGGCGGTCCGGGTACAGCCGCTCGCCTCGGACAGCGGGGCCGGCCGCCCCCGGTACGACCGGAGCCTCGCGAACTACCGGAGGATCGTCGCGGGGGTGCTTCTGGCCGCCCCCGACGTCGTCATCGATCTCGACCTCGAGGGGGCGCCGCCGGACGCGGCCGGGTGGGCCCGCTGCAACGGGCGGATAGAGATCCTCGACGAGGGGGGGGCGCGTGCGCGGCTCCTGCCCGCCGGAGGGGAGGCCCCGCTCGAGAAGATGCGGAAGATCATCGCCGGGGGAGGGCACCTGCGCATCGGCCTCCGAGAGAGCCGCGGATGGCCCTACAGAAGGCGGCCCGGCAACCTCGACTACCTGCGCCGGGCGGTGTCGATGGCGCGCGCGATGGGCCGCCCGGTCGCCACGCCCGCGGAGGCGCGGGAGATGCTCGGCCTCAAGCCGCTAACCCGCCTCTACGCGGTGCCCGGCGCCAGAACGGTGAAGGCCGGGGAGAGATTCTCGCTCGACGTCATCGCCCAACCGCTCAGGGAGGCGGTGAAAGGGTACGTCGTCTTCGTCGCCCCCGACGGGAAACGATACTCGCTCGCGAAGGGGGGGAGGGTCGCACGCGGGGTCGCCCCGTTCATCTCCGATCCTAAGGGGATCAGAATCCCCTTCTGCCGGACCGTGTTCGACGCCTCGATCCACCCCGCGACGCGCCCGGGCGACTACACCGTCGTGGCCGCCCTGGTGCCGCCGGACTCGGCCGCGCGCCTCTCGACGGCGCTCGCCGTGGCGATTGAGAAGGTCACGGTCGAGTGA